The following coding sequences are from one Sardina pilchardus chromosome 16, fSarPil1.1, whole genome shotgun sequence window:
- the LOC134059594 gene encoding macrophage mannose receptor 1-like — MTSGENSTHPYVLVTEEKNWADAQRYCREEHTDLASVRNQAENDQIEAVKGGRKAWIGLFIDAWEWSDGSSSSFRHWNTGEPNNADGSCTEMLPSGQWKDLGCSSSRNFICYENMLVLVHENKTWREALQYCREHHVDLVSVMSKRVQRWVTERAKEASTPHVWVGLLHSYGVGWYWVYGQTVCYSNWTPGHEQVESFHQGVGAVKSRGGQWVSNLAKTDQLNFICTTEEQ, encoded by the exons ATGACTTCAG GAGAGAACTCCACACATCCCTATGTGCTGGTTACTGAGGAGAAGAACTGGGCAGATGCTCAGAGATACTGCagagaggaacacacagacctggccaGTGTGAGGAATCAAGCAGAGAACGACCAGATAGAGGCAGTTAAAGGTGGTAGAAAAGCCTGGATCGGCCTGTTCATAGATGCCTGGGAGTGGTCAGATGGCAGCAGCTCCTCTTTCCGCCACTGGAACACTGGAGAACCCAATAATGCGGATGGGTCGTGCACTGAAATGTTGCCCAGTGGTCAGTGGAAAGATTTAGGCTGTAGCTCTTCCAGGAACTTCATCTGCTACGAAA ACATGCTGGTTCTGGTCCATGAGAATAAGACCTGGAGAGAGGCGCTGCAGTATTGCCGAGAGCACCATGTGGACCTGGTGTCTGTGATGTCCAAGCGGGTCCAGCGCTGGGTGACTGAACGGGCTAAAGAAGCCTCCACTCCTCACGTGTGGGTGGGCCTGCTCCACTCCTACGGTGTTGGCTGGTACTGGGTCTATGGACAGACCGTCTGCTACAGCAACTGGACCCCAGGGCACGAGCAAGTGGAGTCCTTCCATCAAGGAGTTGGGGCAGTGAAGTCTAGAGGGGGGCAGTGGGTCAGCAACCTGGCTAAGACCGACCAACTCAATTTCATCTGTACCACTGAGG AACAATAG